The nucleotide window GGCACCTGACGATGTGGGCCAACCGCACGCCGTTCCGGCAGCCGTTCGTCGAGACGGCCGATGCGGTCTTCGCCGGCGGCGCACCGGGGTGCGTGGTGGTGTACGTCGACGCGTGGACCGCGTACGGCGGTTCGCAGTTCGTCGATTCGCCGGGCACCGGCCGGTACCACTCGTACCTGTGCGACGAGATCGTGCCGTGGGTCGACGAGCACTACCGGACCATCCCGGACCGCGAATCCCGGGCGATCACGGGCAAGTCGTCGGGCGGGTACGGCGCGATGATCACGCCGATGCTGCGGCCGGACCTGTTCGGCGCACTGGCGACGCACGCGGGCGACTCGCTGTACGAGCTGTCCTACGTCCCCGAGTTCGGCCAGGCGGTCCGCGCGCTGCGCGGGTACGACCAGGACATCCAGGCGTGGTGGGCGGACTTCCGGAGCCGCCCGGCGTTCACCAAGCCCGAAGACGACACCCTGCTGACGGTGCTCGGCGTCTCGGCGTGCTTCTCGGCGGCCGAGGACGGGACGCCGGAGCTGCCGTTCGACCCGCTGACCGGGGCACTGCGGCCGGCGCAGTGGCAGCGCTGGCTGGACTGGGACCCGGTCCGGATGGTGGCGCGCCACGCGGAGGCGGTCCGTTCGCTGCGCGCGGTGTGGATCGACGCGGGCACGAGCGACGAGTACTTCCTGGACGTCGGCGCGGAGGCGTTCCGGGCGGAGCTGGCGGCGGCGGACCTGCCGGCCGAACGGGTGCACTTCGAGCTGTTCGACGCCGGCCACGGCGGGATCGACTACCGGTACCCGCCGGCGCTGGCCTGGCTGGCCGAACGGCTGGCCCGCTGAGCGCGGGTCGCGCCGGCCGGGTGCCGCGGGTGCACGATCACCTCGGCCGGCGCCCGGCTTTCGTCACCGCCCTCGCTAGGCTCGGCTGATGGTGACCGAGACCGACCTGGTCCTGCCCGGTGGGCGCTCCCTGCACGTCTACGACACCGGCGGCCCCGGACGGCCCGCCGTCTTCTGGCACCACGGGACACCGAACACCGGTGCGCCGCCCGAACCCCTGCTGCCGCTCGCCGCCGAGCTCGGGGTGCGGTTCGTTTCCTTCGACCGGCCGGGTTACCGCACCTCCACCGCCGTGCCGGGGCGGACCGTCGGGGACGTCGCCGGGTGCGTCGCCTCGGTCGCCGACGCGCTCGGGATCCCGGCGTTCGCCCTGCTGGGGCACTCCGGGGGCGGGTCGCACGCCCTGGCCACCGCCGCTCTGCTGCCGGACCGGGTGCTCGCCGTCGCGAGCCTGGCCGCGGTGGCGCCGGTCGACGCCGACGGCCTCGGCTGGTTCGACGGCATGGCCGCCGCCAGTGCCGCTTCGCTGCGGGCCGCCACCGAAGGCCGGGCCGTCAAGGAGAAGTACGAGGCCACCGCCGAGTTCGATCCGGACGTCTTCACCGCCGCCGACACGGCCGCGCTCGGCGGGTCGTGGTCGTGGCTGAACGACGTCGTCCGCGCGGCGCTGGCGGACGGGCCCGGCGGGCTGATCGACGACGACCTCGCCTACGTCACGCCGTGGGGCGTCGATCCCGCGCGGATCACCGCGCCGGCCCTCCTCGTGCACGGCGAGCAGGACCGGATGGTGCCCGCCGCGCACAGCGCGTGGCTCGCCGGGCGGTGCCCGCACGCCGAGTACCGGCCTTCGCCCGGCGACGGGCACCTGTCCGTGCTGCGCCACGCCGCCGACGCCCTCACCTGGCTCGCCGATCAGGGCAGCAGGACCAGCGAAGCGACCACCGGCGCCAGGTAGAGCATCGGGAAGGCCAGGTGCGCGTACGACCGCGCCCGGGCCACGGTGACGAGCGCGCCGCCGAAGTACAGGATCAGCCCGACGGCCGCCGCGATGCCGAGCGGCGGCCAGAAGAGGCCGGCGAGCAGTCCCGCCGCGCCGGCCGCCTTGGCCGTGCCGAGCCAGTTCCACCACGCCCGCGGCACGCCGTACTCGGTGATCGGCTCGACGACCCACTTCGCGCGGGCGAACATCGAGACGGCCGAAAAGCCGACCCAGGCCGCGGCGGCGATGGTGACGATCAGGTGAGCGGTGGACATCGGGACTCCTCGGGCTCCGCGGCCCCGGGTTCGGGGTCCGTCACCCGCTCGACTCCGCGGCCCTGGCCGATGTGACAGCCGCGCGCGTGACGCCGGTCACGGTCCGCCACGGGAGTCAGCGCGCCGGCAACAGCGCCAGGAGTTCCTGATGACGGCCCGCGCGACGCAGCACCGGCGAACCCGGCCCGGCCGACACCTGCACCCCGGCCCGCAGTGCCGTCAGGAAGCGCACGACCTCGCGCGGCGGCGGCAGGACGTCGTCGCCGCCGAGGTAGGACAGCACGATCATGTCCTCCCCGCACGCCGCCTCGACCGCGACCGCCCAGCCGTGCACCTCGTCCCAGAGCAGCGCCACGTCGCGCTCGGGGAACCGGCGCAGCCGCCAGTCCACCGCCACGTACGCCGACACCGGGACGTCGACGTCCACGGTGCAGGATTCCAGGCC belongs to Amycolatopsis tolypomycina and includes:
- a CDS encoding alpha/beta fold hydrolase — encoded protein: MVTETDLVLPGGRSLHVYDTGGPGRPAVFWHHGTPNTGAPPEPLLPLAAELGVRFVSFDRPGYRTSTAVPGRTVGDVAGCVASVADALGIPAFALLGHSGGGSHALATAALLPDRVLAVASLAAVAPVDADGLGWFDGMAAASAASLRAATEGRAVKEKYEATAEFDPDVFTAADTAALGGSWSWLNDVVRAALADGPGGLIDDDLAYVTPWGVDPARITAPALLVHGEQDRMVPAAHSAWLAGRCPHAEYRPSPGDGHLSVLRHAADALTWLADQGSRTSEATTGAR
- a CDS encoding DoxX family protein; its protein translation is MSTAHLIVTIAAAAWVGFSAVSMFARAKWVVEPITEYGVPRAWWNWLGTAKAAGAAGLLAGLFWPPLGIAAAVGLILYFGGALVTVARARSYAHLAFPMLYLAPVVASLVLLP
- a CDS encoding DUF6292 family protein, whose product is MSGLIDTDLEFWFQRGLRAYLGEVARALGFGLESCTVDVDVPVSAYVAVDWRLRRFPERDVALLWDEVHGWAVAVEAACGEDMIVLSYLGGDDVLPPPREVVRFLTALRAGVQVSAGPGSPVLRRAGRHQELLALLPAR
- a CDS encoding alpha/beta hydrolase, which codes for MLPWDGELAGRLDRHTVTSALLRDNPLGDPHERPLWVYVPPGYDDGDERYPVVYVIQGYTGHLTMWANRTPFRQPFVETADAVFAGGAPGCVVVYVDAWTAYGGSQFVDSPGTGRYHSYLCDEIVPWVDEHYRTIPDRESRAITGKSSGGYGAMITPMLRPDLFGALATHAGDSLYELSYVPEFGQAVRALRGYDQDIQAWWADFRSRPAFTKPEDDTLLTVLGVSACFSAAEDGTPELPFDPLTGALRPAQWQRWLDWDPVRMVARHAEAVRSLRAVWIDAGTSDEYFLDVGAEAFRAELAAADLPAERVHFELFDAGHGGIDYRYPPALAWLAERLAR